The following are encoded together in the Mycobacteriales bacterium genome:
- a CDS encoding folylpolyglutamate synthase/dihydrofolate synthase family protein translates to MAFDDVDPLARVDKALEARFPTRMVPDLDRITDLLDLLGEPQRAFPSIHITGTNGKTSTARMIDALLRELGLRTGRYTSPHLESVTERICVDGQPLTAERFAEVYDEVAPFAEIVDGRHADRVTFFELLTAMGFAAFADAPVDAAVVEVGLGGRWDATNVIHAPVAVVTPISLDHVGILGSTIEEIAAEKAGLIHEGAAVVCAVQPEAAVAVLVERAAEVGATIVAEGLTFGVRSRSVAVGGQLLELQGLAGVYEEVFLPLHGAHQATNAACALAAVEAFLGAADREPLDADAVRAAFAGVSSPGRLEVVRRSPTVLIDGAHNPAGAAALAAALEDEFTFDRLVAVVAILGDKDAAGVLAELEPVVTSVVATTNGSPRALSAAELGAVATEVFGEDRVEVVQRLDDAIDVAVQRAEADAAVGGAGVIVTGSIVTVGEARHLLRGSSA, encoded by the coding sequence GTGGCTTTCGACGACGTCGATCCGCTGGCCCGGGTCGACAAGGCGCTCGAGGCGCGCTTCCCGACCCGGATGGTTCCTGACCTGGACCGGATCACGGACCTGCTCGACCTGCTCGGTGAGCCGCAGCGCGCATTCCCGTCGATCCACATCACCGGCACGAACGGCAAGACCTCGACCGCCCGGATGATCGACGCGCTGCTGCGCGAGCTGGGCCTGCGTACCGGTCGCTACACGTCTCCGCACCTGGAAAGCGTCACCGAGCGGATCTGTGTCGACGGCCAGCCCCTGACGGCGGAGCGCTTCGCCGAGGTGTACGACGAGGTTGCGCCGTTCGCGGAGATCGTGGACGGCCGGCACGCGGACCGGGTCACCTTCTTCGAGCTGCTGACCGCGATGGGCTTTGCGGCATTCGCCGACGCTCCGGTCGACGCCGCCGTGGTCGAGGTCGGCCTCGGCGGTCGCTGGGATGCCACCAACGTGATCCACGCGCCGGTCGCGGTCGTGACGCCGATCAGCCTCGACCACGTCGGCATCCTCGGCTCGACGATCGAGGAGATCGCGGCGGAGAAGGCCGGTCTCATCCACGAGGGGGCCGCGGTCGTCTGTGCGGTGCAACCCGAGGCGGCCGTGGCAGTGTTGGTCGAGCGAGCTGCCGAGGTCGGCGCGACCATCGTCGCCGAGGGGCTGACCTTCGGCGTACGGTCCCGATCGGTCGCGGTGGGCGGCCAGCTGCTGGAACTGCAGGGCCTCGCTGGCGTCTACGAAGAAGTCTTCCTGCCGCTGCACGGGGCCCATCAAGCGACGAACGCGGCCTGCGCGCTGGCCGCGGTCGAGGCGTTCCTCGGGGCGGCGGATCGTGAGCCGCTCGACGCCGACGCGGTCCGCGCCGCCTTCGCGGGCGTCAGCTCACCCGGCCGCCTCGAGGTCGTGCGGCGCAGCCCGACCGTTCTGATCGACGGCGCGCACAACCCGGCCGGTGCGGCCGCGTTGGCGGCGGCGCTCGAGGACGAGTTCACCTTCGACCGGCTGGTTGCCGTGGTCGCGATCCTCGGTGACAAGGACGCGGCCGGCGTACTCGCCGAGCTCGAGCCGGTGGTGACGAGCGTCGTGGCGACCACCAACGGCTCGCCACGGGCGCTGTCCGCAGCCGAGCTCGGCGCCGTTGCGACCGAGGTGTTCGGCGAGGACCGGGTCGAGGTCGTGCAGCGACTTGACGACGCGATCGACGTCGCGGTGCAGCGCGCCGAGGCGGACGCAGCCGTCGGTGGCGCCGGCGTGATCGTCACCGGGTCGATCGTCACGGTCGGCGAAGCCCGGCACCTGTTGCGCGGGTCGAGCGCTTGA
- a CDS encoding DUF4233 domain-containing protein produces MSETPAPRGLYALGSAGLVLEAIVLLLAGPAVISLERGHVSALKVGYLFGMAILLIVAAVWLRKRGGKTLASLIQLLVIAGGVITWPMYVVGLAFAAIWVYWLRLWPRSHAT; encoded by the coding sequence TTGAGCGAAACGCCCGCGCCCCGCGGGCTGTATGCGCTCGGCTCGGCCGGGCTGGTGCTCGAGGCGATCGTCCTGTTGCTCGCCGGCCCGGCGGTGATCAGCCTCGAGCGCGGGCACGTCTCGGCGTTGAAGGTCGGCTACCTGTTCGGGATGGCAATCCTGCTCATCGTTGCGGCCGTCTGGCTGCGCAAGCGCGGCGGCAAGACGCTGGCCTCGCTGATCCAGCTCCTGGTGATCGCGGGCGGGGTGATCACCTGGCCGATGTACGTCGTCGGGCTGGCGTTCGCCGCGATCTGGGTCTACTGGCTACGCCTCTGGCCCCGCTCCCACGCAACCTGA